Proteins co-encoded in one Dokdonella sp. genomic window:
- a CDS encoding BolA/IbaG family iron-sulfur metabolism protein produces MDTQTIQALIENGLPGALVEVSGADGVHFEARVVSAAFAGKLPLARHRMVYATLGDLMGGAIHALALRTLTPEEAGIGR; encoded by the coding sequence TTGGACACCCAGACCATCCAGGCTTTGATCGAGAACGGCCTGCCCGGTGCGTTGGTCGAGGTGTCCGGCGCGGATGGCGTGCATTTCGAGGCGCGCGTGGTCAGCGCGGCATTCGCCGGCAAGCTGCCTCTGGCGCGGCACCGCATGGTCTACGCGACGCTCGGCGACCTCATGGGCGGCGCGATCCATGCGCTGGCGTTGCGCACGCTGACGCCCGAAGAAGCGGGAATCGGCAGGTAA
- a CDS encoding DUF3108 domain-containing protein, with protein sequence MNRLIPLCLLALIPAAAAEPSPVAAFKAEYAATRNGKTLGRTTIELVDNRDDTWTLRTTTVGTAGLASLAGLDVVEESRLRWRHGRPETLVYDYRQKAALRSKRRHGDFDWERGEVRMRDGDSDARYALVDGTVDRHAVTMALVADLVRGTTPAPYPVAAKNAIEEIRYTGCTDAQVSVPAGRYDTRCLERRRAKRTSTSWFAESAGWLPVRIEQVEKDGTITLELVSLQKP encoded by the coding sequence ATGAACAGACTGATTCCACTGTGCCTGCTCGCGCTGATTCCGGCCGCCGCCGCCGAACCCTCGCCAGTCGCCGCGTTCAAGGCCGAATACGCCGCCACGCGCAACGGCAAGACGCTCGGCCGCACGACGATCGAACTGGTCGACAACCGCGACGACACCTGGACGCTGCGCACCACGACCGTCGGTACGGCGGGCCTGGCCAGCCTCGCCGGTCTCGACGTGGTCGAGGAATCGCGACTGCGCTGGCGCCACGGACGTCCGGAAACCCTGGTCTACGACTACCGCCAGAAGGCCGCCCTGCGCAGCAAGCGCCGCCACGGCGACTTCGACTGGGAGCGCGGCGAAGTGCGCATGCGCGACGGCGACAGCGACGCACGCTACGCCCTGGTGGACGGCACGGTCGATCGCCACGCCGTGACCATGGCCCTGGTCGCCGACCTTGTGCGCGGCACGACGCCCGCACCCTATCCGGTGGCGGCGAAGAATGCGATCGAGGAGATCCGCTATACCGGCTGCACCGACGCGCAGGTCTCGGTGCCGGCCGGTCGCTATGACACGCGCTGCCTCGAACGCCGGCGCGCCAAGCGCACCTCGACGAGCTGGTTCGCCGAATCGGCCGGCTGGCTTCCTGTACGCATCGAGCAAGTCGAGAAGGACGGGACGATCACGCTGGAACTGGTGTCGCTGCAAAAGCCGTGA
- a CDS encoding CDP-alcohol phosphatidyltransferase family protein — protein MWRHLPNLISILRLLLVLPVFRLIESQRYAEALGLAALAGASDAVDGFLAKRYGWQSRLGGMLDPLADKMLLLACFAGLVLVDALPLWLLVLVVGRDLVIVAGAVAYHNLVGPFDAAPTLLSKATTAVQIACVLVVLLGLAWLPGLPGIDVLFVLTAVITLASGLHYVVVWSLRAVRTVRARNGEPPR, from the coding sequence ATGTGGCGGCACCTGCCCAATCTCATCAGCATCCTGCGCCTGCTGCTCGTGCTGCCGGTGTTCCGGCTGATCGAGAGTCAGCGTTACGCCGAGGCGCTCGGTCTTGCGGCGCTGGCAGGGGCGAGTGATGCAGTCGACGGCTTTCTGGCCAAGCGCTACGGCTGGCAGAGTCGCCTTGGCGGCATGCTCGATCCGCTCGCCGACAAGATGCTGCTGTTGGCCTGCTTCGCCGGTCTTGTCCTCGTCGATGCGCTGCCATTGTGGCTGCTCGTGCTGGTCGTCGGCCGCGATCTGGTGATCGTTGCCGGCGCGGTTGCCTACCACAATCTGGTCGGTCCGTTCGACGCTGCTCCGACCTTGCTGTCGAAGGCGACCACGGCCGTGCAGATCGCCTGTGTGCTCGTCGTTCTGCTGGGTCTGGCCTGGCTGCCCGGCCTTCCCGGCATCGATGTGCTCTTCGTGCTCACTGCCGTGATCACACTGGCCAGCGGGCTACACTATGTCGTCGTCTGGTCGCTGCGCGCGGTGCGCACGGTGCGGGCACGCAATGGAGAACCGCCGCGATGA
- the lptB gene encoding LPS export ABC transporter ATP-binding protein — protein MLAATGLRKSYGGRTVVRDFGFSVAEGEVVGLLGPNGAGKTTCFYMVVGLVAADDGTISLDDRDITERPMHERARLGVGYLPQEASVFRRLSVADNVMAILELRKDLDERGRKAELDKLLDELQITHIAGSKGISLSGGERRRVEITRALAAKPRFLLLDEPFAGIDPISVVDIQRIVRQLKARGIGILITDHNVRETLGICDRACIMNAGSVLTQGSPAEVLANEQVRDVYLGREFRM, from the coding sequence ATGCTCGCCGCAACGGGTCTGCGCAAGAGCTATGGTGGACGCACCGTCGTCCGTGACTTCGGTTTCTCGGTCGCCGAAGGCGAAGTCGTCGGCCTGCTCGGCCCGAATGGCGCCGGCAAGACGACCTGCTTCTACATGGTGGTCGGCCTGGTCGCCGCCGACGACGGTACGATCAGCCTCGACGACCGCGACATCACCGAACGGCCGATGCACGAGCGCGCCCGCCTCGGCGTCGGCTACCTGCCGCAGGAAGCCTCGGTGTTCCGCCGCCTCAGCGTCGCCGACAACGTCATGGCGATCCTCGAGCTGCGCAAGGACCTCGACGAGCGGGGACGCAAGGCCGAACTCGACAAACTGCTCGACGAACTGCAGATCACCCACATCGCCGGCAGCAAGGGCATCAGCCTTTCCGGCGGCGAACGCCGCCGCGTCGAGATCACGCGCGCACTGGCGGCAAAGCCGCGCTTCCTGCTGCTCGACGAACCCTTCGCCGGCATCGACCCGATCTCGGTCGTCGACATCCAACGCATCGTGCGCCAGCTCAAGGCTCGCGGCATCGGCATCCTCATCACCGACCACAACGTGCGCGAGACGCTCGGCATCTGCGACCGCGCCTGCATCATGAACGCCGGCAGCGTGCTGACCCAGGGCTCACCGGCCGAGGTGCTGGCCAACGAGCAGGTGCGGGATGTCTACCTTGGGCGCGAATTCCGGATGTAA
- the hda gene encoding DnaA regulatory inactivator Hda has protein sequence MNAQLPLALRWPSWSRFEFFDAEGADEGVVPSLELAAADPAAPWTFVTGPAGCGKTHLLVATCHAATECGRRAQYISAAEFRIDVQRLRTLGGSDLLAIDDLQCLAGDAAAEHALFDLYNRCRAESATMLFAATESAVALPLGLADLRSRLAACAQGRVRVLAEPARRAILKQRAEARGIELDAAALDWLFTYHARDIGSLVALLERIDQASLAARRRVTVPFLRDLLGGS, from the coding sequence ATGAATGCGCAGTTGCCGCTGGCCCTGCGCTGGCCGTCGTGGTCGCGCTTCGAGTTCTTCGATGCCGAGGGTGCCGACGAGGGGGTGGTTCCTTCGCTTGAGCTGGCCGCCGCAGACCCGGCTGCACCATGGACCTTCGTCACCGGCCCCGCCGGTTGCGGCAAGACACATCTGCTCGTCGCCACGTGCCATGCGGCCACCGAGTGCGGACGTCGCGCGCAATACATCAGTGCGGCCGAGTTCCGTATCGATGTGCAGCGCCTGCGTACGCTGGGCGGCAGCGACCTGCTCGCCATCGACGACCTGCAATGCCTGGCCGGCGATGCCGCGGCCGAACACGCGCTGTTCGACCTGTACAACCGTTGCCGTGCCGAGAGTGCGACGATGTTGTTTGCCGCAACCGAGTCGGCCGTGGCGTTGCCGCTTGGCTTGGCCGACCTGCGTTCGCGGCTTGCCGCCTGCGCACAAGGCCGGGTGCGCGTGCTGGCAGAACCGGCCCGTCGCGCGATCCTGAAGCAGCGCGCCGAAGCGCGCGGGATCGAACTCGATGCCGCTGCGCTCGACTGGTTGTTCACATACCACGCGCGCGACATCGGCAGCCTGGTCGCCCTGCTCGAACGCATCGATCAGGCGTCACTGGCCGCGCGCCGGCGCGTGACGGTGCCATTCCTGCGCGACTTGCTGGGTGGGAGCTGA
- a CDS encoding AI-2E family transporter, with the protein MSTYVLDLRLKWVVLVVVLGALLWVLGPSLTPFVVAGLFAYLFNPLIQRLEKRGIARVWSVSLLFLIMALALVGIVLVLIPFIENQISSFLRQLPKWVEWAQTIAAPWIEQRFGISLGSIDAQQVIGLLQGHWQQAGGFATNLIAKVSKSGFTLVGWALNLVIIPVAAFYLLRDWNIVVERMHALVPRSIEPVVARLVHESDDTLGGFLRGQLSVMIVLGVIYGVGLWAVGISVGPLIGMIAGLISFVPYLGAIVGVLMGVIAALVQYQDWYHVMLVLIVFAVGQTLEGYVLVPKLVGDKIGLHPVAVMFAILAGGELFGFIGVLVALPVAAVVMVLLRYAYERYTQSEMYQDSDAPQIVVAGDVGATPTPAEAVVVDKRPPRPESDPRP; encoded by the coding sequence ATGAGTACGTACGTGCTCGACCTGCGTCTCAAGTGGGTTGTCCTGGTCGTCGTCCTGGGCGCACTGCTATGGGTGCTCGGGCCCTCGCTGACGCCGTTCGTGGTCGCCGGCCTGTTCGCCTACCTGTTCAATCCGCTGATCCAACGTCTCGAGAAGCGTGGCATCGCGCGCGTCTGGAGCGTGAGCCTGCTGTTCCTCATCATGGCCCTGGCCCTGGTTGGCATCGTGCTTGTGCTGATCCCCTTCATCGAGAACCAGATCAGCAGTTTCCTGCGCCAGTTGCCGAAATGGGTCGAATGGGCACAGACGATCGCTGCGCCTTGGATCGAGCAGCGCTTCGGCATCAGCCTCGGTTCGATCGATGCACAGCAGGTGATCGGCCTGCTGCAGGGCCACTGGCAACAGGCCGGTGGTTTCGCCACCAACCTCATCGCCAAGGTTTCCAAGTCCGGTTTCACCCTGGTCGGCTGGGCGCTCAACCTCGTCATCATTCCGGTCGCCGCGTTCTACCTGCTGCGCGACTGGAACATCGTCGTCGAGCGCATGCACGCGCTGGTCCCGCGCAGCATCGAGCCGGTCGTGGCCCGTCTCGTGCACGAATCCGACGACACGCTCGGTGGTTTCCTGCGCGGCCAGCTCAGCGTGATGATCGTGCTTGGCGTGATCTATGGCGTCGGGTTGTGGGCGGTTGGCATCAGTGTCGGGCCACTGATCGGCATGATCGCAGGTCTGATCAGCTTCGTGCCCTATCTCGGTGCCATTGTCGGCGTACTGATGGGCGTCATCGCCGCGCTCGTGCAGTACCAGGACTGGTATCACGTCATGCTCGTGCTGATCGTCTTCGCGGTCGGCCAGACGCTGGAAGGCTATGTGCTCGTGCCGAAGCTGGTCGGCGACAAGATCGGCCTGCACCCGGTGGCGGTCATGTTCGCGATCCTTGCCGGCGGCGAACTGTTCGGCTTCATCGGTGTGCTGGTTGCGCTGCCGGTCGCGGCGGTGGTCATGGTGCTGCTGCGTTACGCCTACGAGCGCTACACGCAGAGCGAGATGTACCAGGATTCCGATGCGCCTCAGATCGTGGTCGCCGGGGATGTCGGCGCGACGCCCACGCCGGCCGAAGCGGTCGTCGTCGACAAGCGCCCGCCGCGTCCGGAGTCCGATCCCCGTCCATGA
- a CDS encoding KpsF/GutQ family sugar-phosphate isomerase has translation MNAQTNAAAAILPLTNPLLDEAAIRASALAVIDTEARAISILRERVNAGFLQACQLMFDCPGRVVVIGIGKSGHIARKIAATLASTGTPAFFVHPAEASHGDLGMITHKDVVLSLSNSGETDELLTILPLIKRQGVPLISMTGNENSSLARLADVHLDVSVPAEACPLGLAPTASTTAALVMGDALAIALLEARGFTSEDFARSHPAGSLGRRLLVHISDIMHTGNQVPRIGADTSLTTALVEMTRKGLGMTAVTDDDGRLLGVFTDGDLRRAIDDNDVDLRNTPVRQLMSSSPKTITADKLAAEAARVMEEFKIHALLVVDADNRVVGALNIHDLLRARVV, from the coding sequence ATGAACGCCCAAACCAACGCCGCTGCTGCGATTTTGCCGCTGACCAACCCCCTGCTCGACGAAGCGGCGATCCGCGCCAGCGCGCTGGCCGTGATCGACACCGAGGCCCGCGCCATCTCGATCCTGCGCGAACGTGTCAATGCCGGCTTTCTGCAAGCCTGCCAGCTCATGTTCGACTGCCCCGGCCGCGTGGTCGTCATCGGTATCGGCAAATCGGGCCACATCGCGCGCAAGATTGCCGCGACCCTGGCCTCGACCGGAACGCCGGCGTTCTTCGTGCATCCGGCCGAAGCCAGCCACGGCGACCTCGGCATGATCACCCACAAGGACGTCGTGCTGAGCTTGAGCAATTCCGGCGAGACCGATGAACTGCTGACCATCCTGCCCCTGATCAAGCGCCAGGGCGTGCCGCTGATCTCGATGACCGGCAACGAGAACTCCTCGCTGGCCCGCCTCGCCGACGTGCACCTCGACGTTTCGGTGCCGGCCGAGGCCTGCCCGCTCGGCCTCGCCCCGACCGCAAGCACGACCGCCGCGCTGGTCATGGGCGATGCGCTGGCGATCGCCCTGCTCGAGGCGCGCGGTTTCACCTCCGAGGACTTCGCGCGCTCGCACCCGGCCGGTTCGCTGGGTCGCCGCCTGCTCGTGCACATCAGCGACATCATGCACACGGGCAATCAGGTGCCGCGCATCGGTGCCGACACCTCGCTGACCACGGCCCTGGTCGAGATGACCCGCAAGGGCCTCGGCATGACCGCAGTCACCGACGACGACGGCCGCCTGCTCGGTGTGTTCACCGACGGCGACCTGCGCCGCGCGATCGACGACAACGACGTCGACCTGCGCAACACGCCGGTGCGCCAGCTCATGTCCTCCAGCCCGAAGACGATCACCGCCGACAAGCTCGCTGCCGAAGCCGCACGCGTCATGGAAGAGTTCAAGATCCACGCCCTGCTCGTCGTCGACGCCGACAACCGCGTGGTCGGCGCGCTCAACATCCACGACTTGCTGCGGGCCAGAGTGGTTTGA
- the lptC gene encoding LPS export ABC transporter periplasmic protein LptC has translation MVDRRTLAIIAVLAMLALATQILVWLTRPRPEEPAFIGPPRSGYTLADFTMHALDENGRLSFSVSGPRLVRRGEDGSIFVSSPDYIMVDSQDHPWTGTSASAWVNRDGSLMQLEGEVVMRRTPADGVAPATIHTSELTLRPKQHTLETAAATRIEQPGSILRGTGMRGDLNAKVLELLSDVHNTFEPRARKR, from the coding sequence ATGGTCGACCGCCGCACCCTTGCCATCATCGCCGTGCTCGCCATGCTCGCGCTGGCGACCCAGATCCTCGTCTGGCTGACGCGCCCACGGCCCGAGGAACCAGCCTTCATCGGCCCGCCACGCTCGGGCTACACGCTGGCCGATTTCACCATGCACGCGCTCGACGAGAACGGTCGCCTCAGCTTCAGCGTCTCCGGCCCACGCCTCGTGCGGCGCGGCGAGGACGGTTCGATCTTCGTGTCGAGCCCGGACTACATCATGGTCGACAGCCAGGATCATCCATGGACCGGCACTTCGGCCTCCGCCTGGGTCAACCGCGACGGCTCGCTGATGCAGCTCGAAGGCGAGGTCGTCATGCGCCGCACGCCAGCCGATGGCGTCGCGCCGGCGACGATCCACACCAGCGAACTGACCCTGCGACCGAAGCAACACACACTGGAGACCGCCGCCGCCACGCGCATCGAACAGCCGGGCTCTATACTGCGCGGCACCGGCATGCGCGGTGACCTCAATGCAAAAGTCCTGGAACTCCTGTCCGATGTGCACAACACCTTCGAGCCGCGCGCGCGCAAGCGCTGA
- the murA gene encoding UDP-N-acetylglucosamine 1-carboxyvinyltransferase gives MAKIVISGGEPLQGEVQISGAKNAVLPILAASLLADEPVSIGNVPHLHDVTTTMELLGQMGVELIIDERMKIHVDPRPARNYFAPYDLVKTMRASILVLGPLVARFGEAEVSLPGGCAIGSRPVNLHIQGLQALGADVRVENGYIKARAKRLKGARINLDLVTVTGTENLMMAATLAQGTTVIENAAQEPEVVDLANCLNSMGAKISGAGTNTITIEGVERLHGTDYTVLPDRIETGTFLVAATITGGKVLARHARPKTLDAVLGKLEDAGAHVSTGDDWIQVDMSGRRPRAVNVTTAPYPAFPTDMQAQFTALNCVAEGVGVITETVFENRFMHALELQRLGADIQLESNTAIIKGVPKMTGAPMMATDLRASASLVLAGLVASGETQIDRIYHIDRGYENIEEKLGSLGARIRRLPS, from the coding sequence ATGGCCAAAATCGTAATCAGCGGCGGCGAACCGCTGCAGGGCGAAGTACAGATTTCGGGCGCGAAGAACGCCGTGCTGCCGATCCTCGCCGCCAGCCTGCTCGCCGACGAGCCGGTCAGCATCGGCAACGTGCCGCATTTGCACGATGTCACCACGACGATGGAACTGCTCGGCCAGATGGGCGTCGAGCTGATCATCGATGAGCGCATGAAAATCCACGTCGACCCGCGGCCGGCGCGCAACTATTTCGCACCCTATGACCTGGTCAAGACGATGCGTGCGTCGATCCTCGTGCTCGGTCCGTTGGTCGCGCGCTTCGGCGAGGCCGAGGTGTCGTTGCCGGGCGGCTGCGCGATCGGTTCTCGCCCGGTCAACCTGCACATCCAGGGTTTGCAGGCGCTCGGCGCCGACGTGCGTGTAGAGAACGGCTACATCAAGGCCCGCGCCAAGCGGCTGAAGGGTGCGCGGATCAATCTCGATCTGGTCACCGTCACCGGCACCGAGAACCTGATGATGGCCGCCACGCTCGCCCAGGGTACGACGGTGATCGAGAATGCGGCGCAGGAGCCCGAGGTGGTGGATCTGGCCAACTGCCTCAATTCGATGGGCGCGAAGATCTCCGGCGCCGGCACCAACACGATCACGATCGAAGGCGTCGAACGCCTGCACGGTACCGACTACACGGTACTTCCGGACCGCATCGAGACCGGCACCTTCCTGGTCGCCGCGACGATCACCGGCGGCAAGGTGCTGGCCCGCCATGCGCGCCCGAAGACGCTGGACGCCGTGCTCGGCAAACTCGAGGATGCCGGCGCACACGTGTCGACCGGCGACGACTGGATCCAGGTCGACATGAGCGGGCGCCGCCCGCGCGCGGTCAACGTCACCACCGCGCCGTACCCGGCCTTCCCGACCGACATGCAGGCCCAGTTCACTGCACTCAATTGCGTGGCCGAAGGCGTCGGTGTGATCACCGAGACGGTATTCGAGAACCGCTTCATGCACGCGCTCGAGCTGCAACGCCTTGGTGCCGACATCCAGCTCGAGAGCAATACCGCGATCATCAAGGGCGTGCCAAAGATGACCGGTGCGCCGATGATGGCCACCGACCTGCGTGCTTCGGCCTCGCTCGTGCTCGCCGGTCTCGTCGCCAGCGGCGAAACACAGATCGATCGCATCTACCACATCGATCGTGGCTACGAGAACATCGAGGAGAAGCTCGGCTCGCTCGGCGCACGCATCCGCCGCTTGCCGAGTTGA
- the lptA gene encoding lipopolysaccharide transport periplasmic protein LptA — translation MCTTPSSRARASAESLLRRALPAAILALAIAGPAQALRSDREKDLEVYAAYNKTMLGGDGRASHTLLTGNVRMVQGSLKASGDEARLYDGEGNARRMVLTGKPAHLEQLLDGDGGKVTARAAEIDYNDGSGIAVLSGDVVVIQEGKSEFRGPRMTYNTNSGAMEGGSQSPGSEVRMIFKPKKPAAAKADSP, via the coding sequence ATGTGCACAACACCTTCGAGCCGCGCGCGCGCAAGCGCTGAGTCGCTCCTCCGGCGCGCGCTTCCCGCCGCCATCCTGGCGCTGGCGATCGCCGGCCCGGCGCAGGCGCTCCGCAGCGATCGCGAGAAGGATCTCGAGGTCTACGCCGCCTACAACAAGACCATGCTCGGCGGCGACGGCCGCGCGAGCCACACCCTGCTGACCGGCAACGTGCGCATGGTGCAGGGCTCACTCAAGGCCAGCGGTGACGAAGCGCGCCTATACGACGGCGAAGGCAACGCGCGGCGCATGGTACTGACCGGCAAGCCGGCCCATCTCGAACAACTGCTCGACGGCGACGGCGGCAAGGTCACCGCGCGCGCCGCCGAGATCGACTACAACGACGGCAGCGGCATCGCCGTGCTGAGCGGCGATGTCGTCGTCATCCAGGAAGGCAAGTCCGAATTCCGCGGGCCGCGCATGACCTACAACACCAACAGCGGCGCGATGGAAGGCGGCAGCCAGTCGCCCGGAAGCGAAGTGCGCATGATCTTCAAGCCGAAGAAGCCCGCAGCGGCGAAGGCCGACTCACCCTGA
- the kdsC gene encoding 3-deoxy-manno-octulosonate-8-phosphatase KdsC: MLFADLPADIRERAARVRLAVFDVDGVLTDGRLWYAEDGRELKAFHVHDGLGLKRLRANGIEVAIITARISHLVAQRTAELGIAHVYHGQDDKRACFAQLVEALGIDAAECAYTGDDLPDLGVMREVGLAIAVANAHPWVRERAHWRTRLGGGKGAVREVCDLILCAQGHGEAELAHHLGTG; encoded by the coding sequence ATGCTCTTTGCTGACCTCCCCGCCGACATCCGCGAACGCGCCGCGCGCGTGCGGCTGGCCGTGTTCGACGTCGATGGCGTGCTGACCGACGGGCGCCTGTGGTATGCCGAGGACGGGCGCGAGCTGAAGGCCTTCCACGTGCACGACGGGCTCGGCCTCAAGCGCCTGCGCGCGAACGGCATCGAGGTCGCGATCATCACCGCGCGCATCAGCCACCTGGTCGCACAGCGTACCGCCGAACTCGGCATCGCCCACGTCTACCACGGCCAGGACGACAAGCGCGCCTGCTTCGCGCAACTGGTCGAGGCGCTCGGCATCGACGCGGCCGAGTGCGCCTATACCGGCGACGACCTGCCCGACCTCGGTGTCATGCGTGAGGTCGGCCTCGCCATCGCCGTGGCCAACGCCCATCCCTGGGTACGCGAACGCGCGCACTGGCGCACGCGCCTGGGCGGCGGCAAGGGCGCCGTGCGCGAGGTCTGCGACCTGATCCTCTGCGCGCAGGGCCATGGCGAAGCGGAACTGGCCCATCATCTCGGCACCGGCTGA
- a CDS encoding DUF2066 domain-containing protein produces the protein MHPVLQGLRRLVFAAGLHLVACLPICAPTAFAAPPTYRGEASVASQAEGERNEGLKNALGGIVMRLSGDSGVLARGEVAHAVAEAPRYVLQYQYRRDSEASQLVLVAEFDAAAVDAMLARLGLADRSAVANEPPGTHRLWIAGIQSAVDYARLLGYLDRHALVREVRPLEARGDGLLIEVGSASGLTRLLDALGSEGTLGITHASPPLDGIDATLALLP, from the coding sequence ATGCATCCCGTGCTCCAGGGCCTGCGCCGGCTGGTGTTTGCCGCTGGGCTTCATCTCGTCGCCTGCCTGCCCATCTGCGCGCCGACGGCGTTTGCCGCGCCGCCGACCTACCGCGGCGAAGCGAGCGTGGCCAGCCAGGCCGAAGGTGAGCGCAACGAGGGCCTGAAGAACGCCCTGGGCGGCATCGTCATGCGCCTTTCCGGCGACAGCGGCGTGCTCGCGCGCGGCGAAGTTGCCCACGCGGTCGCCGAGGCGCCGCGTTACGTGCTGCAGTACCAGTATCGTCGTGATTCCGAGGCGTCGCAGCTCGTGTTGGTCGCCGAATTCGATGCTGCTGCGGTCGATGCGATGCTGGCGCGGCTCGGTCTCGCCGATCGCAGTGCGGTTGCGAACGAACCGCCCGGCACGCATCGCCTGTGGATCGCTGGCATCCAATCCGCGGTCGACTACGCGCGCCTGCTCGGCTATCTCGACCGCCATGCGCTGGTGCGCGAAGTACGACCGCTCGAGGCGCGCGGCGATGGCCTGCTCATCGAGGTCGGCTCCGCCTCAGGCCTGACGCGCCTGCTCGATGCGCTTGGCAGCGAGGGCACGCTCGGCATCACCCATGCATCGCCGCCGCTCGACGGCATCGACGCCACCCTTGCCCTGCTGCCGTGA
- the purM gene encoding phosphoribosylformylglycinamidine cyclo-ligase, with protein sequence MANPNEALTYRDAGVDIDAGNAVVERIKPLVARTFRKEVMAGLGGFGALFELGGRWREPVLVSGTDGVGTKLKLAQTLGRHDTIGIDLVGMCVNDVLVQGAEPLFFLDYFATGKLDVDTTVAVVGGIAKGCELAGCALIGGETAEMPSMYGPGEYDLAGFCVGAVEKLALIDGSRIQAGDAIIGIASSGAHSNGYSLIRRIVERAGATVDNGGFDQDVGGQTLADALMAPTALYVKPVLKLMQQLPVHGMAHITGGGLRENIIRVVPGALAIDLDSGAWKHPALFDWLQHEGKVAREEMWRTFNCGIGYTLIVARDQAAAALDMLETLGLSAWTIGAVVPARGDERVHIR encoded by the coding sequence ATGGCGAACCCGAACGAGGCCCTCACCTATCGCGATGCCGGCGTCGATATCGATGCCGGCAACGCCGTCGTCGAGCGCATCAAACCGCTGGTCGCACGCACCTTCCGCAAGGAGGTCATGGCCGGCCTCGGCGGCTTCGGTGCACTGTTCGAACTCGGTGGGCGCTGGCGTGAACCGGTGCTCGTCTCGGGCACCGATGGTGTCGGCACCAAGCTCAAGCTCGCGCAGACGCTCGGCCGCCACGACACGATCGGCATCGACCTCGTGGGCATGTGCGTCAACGACGTGCTCGTGCAGGGCGCAGAGCCCTTGTTCTTCCTCGACTACTTCGCCACCGGAAAGCTCGATGTCGACACCACGGTCGCCGTCGTCGGCGGCATCGCCAAAGGCTGCGAACTCGCCGGCTGCGCGTTGATCGGCGGCGAGACCGCCGAGATGCCGAGCATGTACGGCCCCGGCGAATACGACCTCGCCGGCTTCTGCGTCGGCGCGGTAGAGAAGCTCGCCCTGATCGACGGCAGCCGCATCCAGGCCGGCGACGCCATCATCGGCATCGCCTCATCGGGTGCGCACTCGAACGGATACTCACTGATCCGCCGCATCGTCGAGCGTGCCGGCGCGACCGTCGACAACGGCGGCTTCGATCAGGATGTCGGCGGACAGACCCTGGCCGATGCGCTGATGGCGCCGACCGCGCTCTACGTCAAGCCGGTACTGAAACTCATGCAGCAACTGCCCGTGCACGGCATGGCCCACATCACCGGCGGCGGCCTCAGGGAAAACATCATCCGCGTCGTACCCGGGGCGCTGGCGATCGACCTCGACAGTGGTGCCTGGAAGCATCCGGCGCTGTTCGACTGGCTGCAGCACGAAGGCAAGGTCGCCCGCGAGGAAATGTGGCGCACCTTCAACTGCGGCATCGGCTACACGCTGATCGTCGCCCGCGACCAGGCCGCGGCCGCGCTCGACATGCTCGAGACACTCGGCCTGTCGGCGTGGACAATCGGTGCGGTCGTGCCGGCACGCGGCGACGAGCGTGTGCATATCCGTTGA